The following are encoded together in the Ranitomeya imitator isolate aRanImi1 chromosome 4, aRanImi1.pri, whole genome shotgun sequence genome:
- the LOC138677365 gene encoding uncharacterized protein isoform X1, producing MNLHVRDDEEKQKLDQFLSDLSLLGSLQGFRYFQPWLRGREEILLTVVNDDLSWLPPRSPGSLSGETIYHLPTCSSDQSTPRDSALLPPASPCDREIAIPETHCTLFLLAAYAKYGRPYVWVRSNHQRFLGTELCDKDSPLMLPSYSDWDTKDVGVWHIVWDVVSTCVSPPPRNPLAVDFTYLKSLPLPERSLSSGALVSYFHSLLLREPRRSSMFSYVWEELAELTRLHALTLQDLKEQNLLKNLI from the exons ATGAATCTACACGTAagagat GATGAAGAAAAGCAAAAACTGGATCAGTTCCTCTCTGACCTGTCTCTGCTGGGGTCcttacag GGTTTCCGATATTTTCAACCATGGCTGAGAGGAAGAGAAGAGATTTTACTTACGGTGGTGAATGACGATCTG AGCTGGCTGCCTCCTCGCTCTCCGGGGTCTCTCAGCGGTGAGACCATCTACCACCTTCCTACGTGCAGCAGTGACCAGTCCACACCACG AGATTCTGCTCTGTTGCCGCCCGCGTCTCCCTGCGATAGAGAAATCGCTATTCCG GAAACGCATTGCACTCTTTTCTTGCTGGCTGCGTACGCCAAGTATGGCCGCCCGTACGTGTGGGTGAGGTCCAATCACCAACGGTTCTTGGGCACAGAACTCTGCGATAAAGACTCGCCCCTCATGCTGCCATCTTACTCTGACTGGGACACGAAGG ATGTGGGAGTGTGGCACATTGTGTGGGATGTGGTCAGCACCTGTGTTTCTCCGCCCCCGAGGAACCCCCTGGCTGTGGACTTCACATACCTGAAATCCCTTCCTCTTCCGGAGAGGTCGCTCTCATCAGGGGCTTTGGTCAGTTATTTTCACAGCTTATTGCTGCGAGAACCCCGGAGAAGCTCAATGTTTTCTTATG TCTGGGAGGAGCTGGCAGAGCTGACCCGTCTCCACGCTCTCACCCTGCAGGACCTGAAGGAACAGAACCTGCTCAAGAACCTGATCTGA
- the LOC138677365 gene encoding uncharacterized protein isoform X2: MNLHDEEKQKLDQFLSDLSLLGSLQGFRYFQPWLRGREEILLTVVNDDLSWLPPRSPGSLSGETIYHLPTCSSDQSTPRDSALLPPASPCDREIAIPETHCTLFLLAAYAKYGRPYVWVRSNHQRFLGTELCDKDSPLMLPSYSDWDTKDVGVWHIVWDVVSTCVSPPPRNPLAVDFTYLKSLPLPERSLSSGALVSYFHSLLLREPRRSSMFSYVWEELAELTRLHALTLQDLKEQNLLKNLI, from the exons ATGAATCTACAC GATGAAGAAAAGCAAAAACTGGATCAGTTCCTCTCTGACCTGTCTCTGCTGGGGTCcttacag GGTTTCCGATATTTTCAACCATGGCTGAGAGGAAGAGAAGAGATTTTACTTACGGTGGTGAATGACGATCTG AGCTGGCTGCCTCCTCGCTCTCCGGGGTCTCTCAGCGGTGAGACCATCTACCACCTTCCTACGTGCAGCAGTGACCAGTCCACACCACG AGATTCTGCTCTGTTGCCGCCCGCGTCTCCCTGCGATAGAGAAATCGCTATTCCG GAAACGCATTGCACTCTTTTCTTGCTGGCTGCGTACGCCAAGTATGGCCGCCCGTACGTGTGGGTGAGGTCCAATCACCAACGGTTCTTGGGCACAGAACTCTGCGATAAAGACTCGCCCCTCATGCTGCCATCTTACTCTGACTGGGACACGAAGG ATGTGGGAGTGTGGCACATTGTGTGGGATGTGGTCAGCACCTGTGTTTCTCCGCCCCCGAGGAACCCCCTGGCTGTGGACTTCACATACCTGAAATCCCTTCCTCTTCCGGAGAGGTCGCTCTCATCAGGGGCTTTGGTCAGTTATTTTCACAGCTTATTGCTGCGAGAACCCCGGAGAAGCTCAATGTTTTCTTATG TCTGGGAGGAGCTGGCAGAGCTGACCCGTCTCCACGCTCTCACCCTGCAGGACCTGAAGGAACAGAACCTGCTCAAGAACCTGATCTGA